One Aegilops tauschii subsp. strangulata cultivar AL8/78 chromosome 7, Aet v6.0, whole genome shotgun sequence genomic window carries:
- the LOC109778892 gene encoding exocyst complex component EXO70A1: protein MGMDQGAEEARRMASLQAARSALRAGVERSRALSHALARSGARVGEIQARLAATEAGVRPIRAPRDALEGAGPNIDRAVGPAAAVLKVFDAVHGLEPPLLAGAAAREDLPGYLALVARLEEALRFLADNCGLAVDWLSDIVDYLGKRSLADPRFVADLAGALSKLKGVPAAGLDAGLLTAALDVLEAEFCRLLAEHSAPLAMQEDHDKAKPAAASITPPRIPAAAVQKLGLTLDRLAANGRLSYCVAAYADARGDTVSASLHALGLDYLQDQTQDAQALSPSVELWGRHLEFAVRHLLEAERKLCVAVFERRPEAAAACFADIAARAGILDFLKFGRAVADAKKDPIKLLRLLDVFDSLSKLRLDFNRLFGGKACLEIQSRTRELVKRVVDGSVEIFEELLVQVELQRKMPPPADGGVPGLVTFVPKYCNQLLGEQYRSVLTQVLTIHRSWRKEAFNDKMLVDAVHNIVKALEANFDTWAKAYEDKTLSSLFMMNTHSHFFKHLKSTKMGEILGDEWLREHEQYKDYYSALFLRESWGTLAPLLSREGLILFSKGQATARDLVKQRLKSFNASFDEMYQKQSAWIIPDKDLQQRVCHLVVQAIVPVYRSFMQNYGPLVEQDISASKYVKYSAEGLDKMLSTLFMPKLRTRRTASMQIRNSNGKIASAVTGLQRSASTLQ, encoded by the coding sequence ATGGGAATGGATCAGGGGGCGGAGGAGGCGCGGAGGATGGCGAGCCTGCAGGCGGCGCGGAGCGCGCTGCGGGCGGGGGTGGAGCGGTCGCGGGCGCTGAGCCACGCGCTGGCGCGCTCGGGCGCCAGGGTCGGGGAGATCCAGGCGCGGCTGGCGGCCACGGAGGCCGGGGTGCGCCCGATCCGGGCGCCGCGGGACGCGCTCGAGGGGGCGGGGCCCAACATCGACCGGGCAgtgggccccgccgccgccgtgctcaAGGTGTTCGACGCCGTGCACGGCCTCGAGCCGCCGCTCCTCGCCGGGGCCGCCGCCAGGGAGGACCTCCCGGGCTACCTCGCCCTCGTCGCCCGCCTCGAGGAGGCGCTCCGCTTCCTCGCCGACAACTGCGGCCTCGCCGTCGACTGGCTCTCCGACATTGTCGACTACCTCGGCAAGCGCAGCCTCGCCGACCCCCGATTCGTGGCCGACCTCGCCGGGGCGCTCTCAAAACTCAAGGGCGTCCCCGCCGCCGGCCTCGACGCCGGGCTCCTCACCGCCGCCCTCGACGTGCTCGAGGCCGAGTTCTGCCGCCTCCTCGCGGAGCACTCTGCTCCGCTCGCTATGCAGGAGGACCACGACAAGGCcaagcccgccgccgcctccatcacGCCGCCGAggatccccgccgccgccgtgcagAAGCTCGGCCTCACCCTTGACCGCCTCGCCGCTAATGGGCGGCTCAGCTACTGTGTGGCGGCGTATGCCGACGCTCGTGGGGACACGGTGAGCGCCAGCCTCCACGCGCTCGGCCTCGATTACTTGCAAGACCAGACACAGGATGCTCAGGCGCTGAGCCCGAGCGTCGAGCTCTGGGGCCGGCATTTGGAGTTCGCGGTGCGCCACCTATTGGAAGCGGAGCGGAAGCTCTGTGTTGCTGTCTTCGAGCGGCGGCCAGAAGCCGCGGCCGCTTGCTTCGCGGACATTGCGGCGCGCGCTGGAATTCTTGATTTCCTCAAGTTTGGCCGCGCCGTGGCTGATGCCAAGAAGGACCCCATCAAGCTCCTGAGGCTGCTTGATGTGTTCGATTCTCTCAGTAAGCTCAGATTGGACTTCAACCGGTTGTTTGGTGGAAAGGCATGCCTGGAGATCCAAAGCAGGACCAGAGAGCTTGTGAAGAGAGTGGTGGATGGCTCTGTTGAGATTTTTGAGGAGTTGCTGGTGCaggtggagctgcagcgcaaAATGCCGCCCCCAGCCGACGGCGGAGTGCCAGGCCTGGTTACCTTCGTCCCCAAGTACTGCAACCAACTCCTTGGGGAGCAATATCGGTCTGTGCTCACACAAGTGCTTACCATCCACCGCAGCTGGCGCAAGGAGGCGTTCAACGACAAGATGCTCGTCGATGCAGTGCACAACATTGTTAAGGCCCTGGAGGCCAACTTCGACACATGGGCAAAGGCGTATGAGGACAAGACGCTGTCATCTCTCTTCATGATGAACACCCACTCGCACTTCTTCAAGCACCTGAAGAGTACCAAGATGGGGGAGATCTTAGGTGATGAATGGCTCCGGGAGCATGAGCAGTACAAGGACTACTACTCAGCACTGTTTCTAAGGGAGAGCTGGGGAACGCTTGCGCCCCTGCTGAGCAGGGAGGGTCTGATCTTGTTCTCCAAGGGTCAGGCTACAGCAAGGGACTTGGTGAAGCAGCGGCTCAAATCGTTCAACGCCAGCTTTGATGAGATGTACCAGAAGCAGTCCGCGTGGATCATACCAGATAAGGATCTGCAGCAGAGGGTGTGCCACCTTGTGGTGCAGGCTATAGTGCCTGTTTACCGTAGCTTCATGCAGAACTACGGGCCGCTTGTCGAGCAGGACATCAGCGCGAGCAAGTACGTCAAGTACAGCGCTGAAGGCCTTGATAAGATGCTTAGCACCCTCTTCATGCCGAAGCTTAGGACTAGGAGGACTGCAAGCATGCAGATCAGAAACTCAAATGGCAAGATTGCCAGTGCAGTGACTGGGCTGCAGCGGAGTGCTTCAACATTGCAATAG